The following coding sequences are from one Schizosaccharomyces osmophilus chromosome 1, complete sequence window:
- the vac8 gene encoding vacuolar protein-membrane adaptor Vac8, which translates to MGNCLSCCNKSKDEQYEPLLADREREAVADLLNFLEDRNEVNFYSEEPLRALTILAYSDNIDLQRSAALAFAEITEKDVREVDRETIEPVLFLLQSPDAEIQRAASVALGNLAVNAENKALVVKLNGLDLLIRQMMSPHVEVQCNAVGCITNLATLDENKSKIAHSGALGPLTRLAKSKDIRVQRNATGALLNMTHSYENRQQLVNAGTIPVLVSLLPSLDADVQYYCTTSISNIAVDAIHRKKLAQSEPKLVRSLIQLMDTASPKVQCQAALALRNLASDERYQIEIVQSNALPSLLRLLRSSYLPLILASVACVRNISIHPLNESPIIDVGFLRPLVDLLSCTENEEIQCHAVSTLRNLAASSERNKRAIIEANAIQKLRDLILDAPVSVQSEMTACLAVLALSDEFKSYLLNYGICNVLIPLTDSMSIEVQGNSAAALGNLSSNVDDYGQFIECWDSPAGGIRGYLVRFLSSEDSTFAHIAAWTIVQLLEAGVPRLTAFIQSSDDIIELLNDIVARDVNNGEYEDGEGDVILLSGRALHLIEQDADA; encoded by the exons ATGGGCAATTGCTTATCTTGTTGTAACA aatcTAAAGATGAACAGTACGAGCCGTTACTGGCGGATCGAGAAAGAGAAGCTGTAGCAGACTTGTTAAATTTCTTGGAAGAT AGAAATGAGGTGAACTTCTATAGTGAAGAACCATTAAGGGCGTTGACAATTCTTGCGTACTCTGACAATATTGATCTTCAACGATCAGCAGCTCTGGCTTTTGCCGAAATTACTGAAAAAG ATGTTCGGGAAGTCGATCGTGAAACCATCGAACccgttttgtttttgttgcaAAGTCCTGATGCCGAGATTCAGCGAGCTGCAAGCGTTGCACTAGGCAATTTAGCTGTCAATGCCGAAAATAAGGCCCTTGTGGTCAAGTTGAACGGTTTGGATCTCTTAATTCGTCAAATGATGTCCCCTCATGTTGAGGTGCAATGCAACGCCGTTGGCTGTATCACGAACTTGGCTACtttggatgaaaacaaatcaaaaatagcTCATTCTGGTGCCCTTGGTCCCCTTACTCGACTTGCAAAGAGCAAGGATATACGTGTACAGAGAAATGCCACTGGTGCATTGCTTAATATGACCCATTCTT ATGAAAATCGTCAACAACTCGTTAACGCTGGAACCATACCTGTTCTGGTTTCCTTACTCCCCAGTTTAGACGCCGACGTGCAATATTATTGCACAACATCCATCAGCAACATCGCTGTCGATGCCATCCATCGCAAAAAACTTGCTCAGAGCGAACCCAAGTTGGTTCGCTCACTTATCCAGCTCATGGACACTGCTAGTCCCAAAGTTCAATGTCAAGCCGCTTTAGCTTTGCGTAATCTCGCTTCTGATGAGCGCTATCAAATTGAGATTGTTCAAAGTAATGCCTTGCCCTCGCTTCTCCGTTTACTCCGTTCTTCTTATCTTCCTTTAATTCTCGCATCAGTTGCATGCGTCCGAAACATCTCTATCCATCCTCTCAACGAATCCCCTATTATTGACGTTGGTTTCCTTCGTCCTTTAGTAGATTTGCTCTCTTGTACCGAAAATGAAGAGATTCAATGTCATGCGGTGTCCACGTTGCGTAATTTAGCCGCTAGCTCGGAACGAAATAAACGCGCTATTATTGAGGCTAACGCTATACAAAAACTCCGTGATTTAATCCTAGATGCCCCCGTCAGCGTTCAAAGCGAAATGACCGCTTGTCTTGCCGTATTGGCCCTCAGCGACGAATTCAAATCGTATTTGTTAAATTATGGTATATGTAATGTCCTTATCCCCTTGACGGATTCTATGTCAATAGAAGTACAAGGAAACTCTGCTGCTGCCTTGGGTAACCTTTCTTCAAATGTTGACGATTATGGTCAATTTATTGAGTGTTGGGATTCTCCTGCAGGTGGAATTCGTGGTTACCTTGTCCGATTCTTGAGCAGTGAAGACTCCACCTTTGCTCATATCGCTGCTTGGACGATCGTGCAATTACTAGAAGCTGGAG TTCCTCGATTAACTGCTTTTATTCAATCAAGCGATGATATTATTGAACTCCTAAACGATATAGTTGCCAGAGACGTGAATAATGGAGAATACGAAGATGGCGAAGGAGATGTTATTTTACTGTCAGGTCGAGCACTGCATCTAATTGAGCAAGACGCTGATGCTTAA
- the gpd3 gene encoding glyceraldehyde 3-phosphate dehydrogenase Gpd3: MAIPQVGINGFGRIGRIVLRNALQAKSIQVVAVNDPFIDLEYMAYMFKYDSTHGRYEGEVSIKDNKLIIDGQAVTVFNEKEPANIKWASAGADYVIESTGVFTTQETASAHLKGGAKRVIISAPSKDAPMYVVGVNTNEFKPEEKVVSNASCTTNCLAPLAKVINDTFGIEEGLMTTVHATTATQKTVDGPSRKDWRGGRTAGDNIIPSSTGAAKAVGKVIPALNGKLTGMAFRVPTSDVSVVDLTCKLAKPTTYEDIKAAVKAAAEGPLKGVLCYTEDAVVSADFIGDTHSSIFDATAGIQLSPQFVKLVSWYDNEYGYSRRVVDLVALTAARD, encoded by the coding sequence ATGGCAATTCCTCAAGTTGGTATTAACGGTTTCGGTCGTATTGGACGTATTGTCCTCCGTAACGCTCTCCAAGCTAAGAGCATCCAAGTCGTCGCTGTCAATGACCCCTTCATTGACCTCGAATACATGGCTTACATGTTCAAGTACGACTCTACCCACGGTCGCTACGAAGGTGAAGTCTCCATCAAGGACAACAAGTTGATCATTGACGGCCAAGCTGTCACTGTCTTCAACGAGAAGGAACCCGCCAACATCAAGTGGGCCTCCGCTGGCGCTGACTACGTTATCGAGTCCACTGGTGTTTTCACCACTCAAGAGACCGCTTCCGCTCACTTGAAGGGTGGTGCCAAGCGTGTCATCATCTCTGCTCCCTCCAAGGACGCTCCCATGTACGTTGTTGGTGTCAACACCAACGAGTTCAAGCCCGAAGAGAAGGTTGTCTCCAACGCCTCTTGCACCACCAACTGCTTGGCTCCCTTGGCTAAGGTTATCAACGACACCTTCGGTATTGAAGAAGGTTTGATGACCACCGTCCACGCTACCACTGCCACCCAAAAGACTGTTGACGGTCCTTCCCGTAAGGACTGGCGTGGTGGCCGTACCGCCGGTGACAACATCATCCCCTCTTCCACCGGTGCTGCCAAGGCTGTCGGCAAGGTCATCCCTGCCCTCAACGGTAAGCTCACTGGTATGGCTTTCCGTGTCCCTACCTCTGATGTTTCCGTTGTCGACTTGACCTGCAAGCTCGCCAAGCCCACCACCTACGAGGACATCAAGGCTGCCGTCAAGGCCGCCGCTGAGGGCCCTCTCAAGGGTGTGCTCTGCTACACCGAAGACGCTGTTGTCTCTGCTGACTTCATCGGTGACACCCACTCTTCCATCTTCGATGCCACCGCCGGTATCCAACTTTCTCCCCAATTCGTCAAGCTCGTCTCTTGGTACGACAACGAATACGGTTACTCTCGCCGTGTTGTTGACTTGGTTGCCCTCACTGCTGCCCGCGACTAA
- the rga6 gene encoding RhoGAP Rga6, giving the protein MLFRSSTVKHGSVPSANLYGEYDTETHESPLAPIAESRSHAQNALPKPSSLGEEPAKPYAPTRKDEDKSNELRNDYLAKYQALFDIHSLPRKTLEEAASRPKENRFSYYIQDDAYEEFNPFDDSLRHGHDDGFVTPSESPSKPKPATTPKTLPLLPEMSSDEELKAQHVQESAAFEKHPVDSFRTPSRRPVSSILPSQDLFLSTPQQSPSKLPNPSAEFSANSRVSTSVFPSPTPSQDSPKRSPSKHSLGKPSLSSLLRRPSSSHSPKKQSPGIHRRSLTHYLKFPHRSTAHPTPSPATVFGKSVEDLSISYADDLCKFSFQPIELAPFPLLLPHVFAQCIYALSSNALHVPGIFRISGSGPIINAIMKNYYLPPHYWLDETSSVFNKIGFPTSIDIGGVLKRFIMVLPGGLLGTKDVLNMFVPLFLDESPSLPSDAWAELVAFAIAQIDSVIRFSLFCSLMALLRQVSMRTRELEATMELGKESSLMKSEALGIIFGPLLLGNSISDLSKSSQSSDFNNLMQFETEKARVEARIVEGLINRWPQIISKLTLFNVHQSFPDHSLLNLVPNFQPAFPLVEEPVDSAHAPIEESTTEKSNYATSNESQNRSETISLPSASRSLNDSNSQLSTKVLSASASTPQITHIQEGNSHEQEILPSRRGVFNVEPEPVYSRSEPQNLSTQHAQSKIANSKKSQLEEPSYSSIAHQPEAADAEQQDLKPKKASKKKPSKGNFLSRFFGKFKSQKKKH; this is encoded by the coding sequence ATGCTCTTTCGATCCTCCACGGTAAAACATGGGTCGGTCCCCTCTGCAAATCTTTATGGAGAATATGATACAGAAACCCACGAGTCCCCTCTTGCTCCAATTGCTGAATCTCGTTCCCATGCCCAAAATGCGCTGCCCAAACCGTCGTCGCTCGGAGAAGAACCTGCAAAACCGTATGCGCCGACGAGGAAAGACGAAGACAAGTCCAATGAGCTCAGAAACGACTATCTTGCCAAATACCAAGCTCTCTTTGATATCCACAGCCTTCCCAGAAAGACTCTAGAAGAAGCTGCTTCTCGACCCAAGGAAAACCGTTTCAGTTACTATATCCAGGATGATGCTTATGAGGAATTCAATCCATTTGATGATTCCCTTCGTCATGGCCACGATGACGGTTTTGTAACCCCATCGGAATCTCCTTCCAAGCCCAAACCTGCTACTACTCCTAAAACCCTTCCTTTGCTTCCAGAAATGTCATCCGACGAAGAACTCAAGGCCCAGCATGTTCAGGAATCAGctgcttttgaaaagcatcCTGTTGACTCTTTTCGTACCCCTTCTCGGAGACCTGTTTCCTCCATTTTACCCTCCCAAGACCTCTTTCTTTCCACCCCGCAGCAGTCCCCGTCAAAACTTCCCAACCCTTCCGCAGAATTTTCCGCTAACTCCCGGGTTTCTACCAGCGTCTTTCCAAGTCCAACTCCCTCTCAAGATTCCCCCAAACGCAGCCCTTCCAAACACTCTTTGGGCAAACCCAGCTTGTCTTCCCTTCTCCGCCGTCCTTCTTCCTCCCATTCTCCGAAAAAGCAGTCTCCCGGCATTCATCGTCGCTCTTTGACCCATTATCTTAAATTTCCCCATCGTTCTACCGCCCATCCAACTCCTTCTCCCGCCACCGTCTTTGGTAAATCCGTCGAAGATTTAAGTATTTCCTATGCTGACGACCTCTGTaagttttcctttcaaCCGATTGAACTGGCCCCGTTCCCTCTCTTGCTTCCCCATGTGTTTGCACAGTGCATATATGCCTTGTCATCAAATGCTCTTCACGTACCTGGCATTTTTCGAATCAGTGGCTCGGGCCCCATCATCAATGCTATTATGAAAAACTATTATCTGCCTCCTCACTATTGGCTGGATGAGACCTCTAGcgttttcaacaaaattgGGTTCCCTACAAGCATCGACATTGGCGGTGTTCTCAAACGGTTTATCATGGTTTTACCCGGAGGACTTTTGGGAACAAAAGATGTATTAAACATGTTTgttcctttatttttagacGAGTCACCGTCTTTACCATCTGATGCGTGGGCTGAATTAGTCGCCTTTGCCATTGCTCAAATTGACTCAGTCATTCgcttttccttgttttgCAGTCTCATGGCTCTTTTACGGCAAGTTTCCATGCGGACAAGGGAACTGGAAGCAACGATGGAGCTTGGCAAAGAATCTAGTTTAATGAAATCTGAAGCACTGGGGATTATCTTTGGTCCTTTATTGTTAGGGAATTCCATATCGGATCTTTCCAAGTCAAGCCAGTCTTCTGATTTTAATAACCTTATGCAGTTTGAAACGGAAAAAGCAAGGGTGGAGGCTAGAATTGTCGAAGGATTAATCAATCGCTGGCCACAAATTATTTCAAAGTTGACTTTGTTTAATGTTCATCAAAGCTTTCCCGATCATTCACTCTTAAACTTAGTTCCTAATTTTCAGCCTGCTTTTCCTCTTGTCGAAGAACCGGTCGATTCCGCTCATGCTCCCATTGAAGAATCTACGACGGAAAAATCAAACTACGCGACAAGCAATGAATCTCAAAATCGTTCCGAAACTATCTCATTACCGTCCGCTTCAAGGAGCCTGAATGATTCCAATTCACAACTGTCAACAAAAGTTCTTTCCGCTTCTGCATCAACACCACAGATCACTCATAttcaagaaggaaattCGCATGAGCAGGAAATCCTGCCTTCCCGAAGAGGTGTCTTCAACGTCGAGCCTGAGCCGGTATATAGTCGTTCGGAACCACAAAACTTATCTACCCAGCATGCTCAATCGAAGATtgcaaattcaaaaaaatcacaaCTCGAGGAACCTTCATACTCATCTATTGCGCATCAGCCAGAAGCAGCCGACGCCGAACAGCAAGATCTGAAACCGAAAAAGGcttcaaagaagaaaccctcaaaaggaaattttttatcaagattttttggaaaattcaaatcacaaaaaaagaagcattaa
- the wtf19 gene encoding wtf meiotic driver (syntenic with wtf20 in CBS 15792) — protein sequence MKNKYTPISDSDDSSKTLNDEKVVSQSSPFDGTPPPYTASNKFIDLEMADGSAQNSANNSGWDVVLCQKVLAGILLPITIGYIVAYAILLVLFFGFKASVNAKTLWGLFGGFVAAFVLFLLAMTQMPKEWFKQAKKGLTQAGRLTKNVLSAMCISVLCVCFLDVLGFTAYYAAKKFTGFEKINNNFFYAVCFVNFVLFLYLTMNANARERLRLVVVDMGNGINVLGNGIGNVLDHMFGTNRGEQVSQNEGIELQPLAAQSAEV from the exons atgaaaaacaaatatactcctatttcagattctgatgactcttccaaaacgctcaatgatgaaaaggtaGTTAGTCAGTCGTCTCCTTTTGATGGTACGCCTCCTCCGTATACAG CTTCAAACAAGTTTATCGATTTAGAAATGGCTGATGGATCCGCTCAGAATTCCGCTAATAATTCTGGTTGGGATGTGGTGCTTTGCCAGAAAGTCTTAGCAGGCATCTTGTTGCCTATAACTATTGGGTATATTGTAGCCTATGCTATTCTTCTTgtgttattttttggtttcaagGCTTCTGTGAATGCAAAAACCCTTTGGGGGCTTTTTGGTGGCTTTGTTGCAGCCTTTGTATTGTTTCTGCTTG CAATGACTCAAATGCCTAAAGAATGGTTCAAGCAGGCCAAAAAAGGGCTCACGCAAGCTGGAAGATTAACCAAAAACGTATTGTCAGCTATGTGTATCTCAGTATTATGTGTGTGTTTTCTCGATGTCCTCGGTTTCACTGCGTATTATGCTGCAAAAAAGTTCACAGGATTcgaaaagataaacaacaattttttctatgctgtttgttttgttaactttgtcttgtttctttatttgacGA TGAATGCAAATGCGCGTGAACGACTTAGATTAGTAGTCGTCGATATGGGAAACGGCATAAATGTGTTAGGAAACGGCATAGGAAATGTGTTAGATCATATGTTCG GAACCAATCGAGGAGAGCAAGTATCTCAGAACGAAGGAATCGAACTTCAGCCTCTTGCTGCGCAAAGCGCCGAAGTTTAA
- the def1 gene encoding RNAPII degradation factor Def1 → MSENKKIRSKRGEEGPQNANKPAVSGESIQADSAPPRRNTRGKRGPKGKQGSSNASKNSHENEESQVLKLESDPKSQVSALKELFPEWTMDDLVFALEEAGHDLELTIAHITEGHASQWGQVKKKQPTKQIKLKSKSGDSDATAPKTVPRKSKKAPAARQDQPQQPSRKEKAAFQAKTLTAAESPKAQSVPGTDDATSSTPHSKPDHIPQQHIDPSNANTTHATQTEHPLTSTLATKTTPPQSDKPAIVADSSQSSKAPWAAIAKVKRKQAVPKVAPKLTQPSQPHQPTQLPSAASDAAVEEPLNPPVPLASKPTEPEVAPLQNNQKVEQREQEFPPISIAGSGSAVNKPVVDSIPAPATDTTTSSQSKPVDTKAPLGGFHGSTSGITTARLLSDKFPVVMPVANTGAIPEKVQVRFGSLTLGGDESLSNKPVAPPAGFASKQVKEHSMEAYASPNPQPPQFADSKPTLASNTEALPAKRQPQPAAPAAAPVADNSYYFDVKSNPSANTTVNAGAPQVSLPTGNTPTVSKQGNGGFMAMYSPVMHDIAPQQYGVGSSLPMSAASAYSNDPAMAGVHDKSNLPYTSRFGKPLENKVETNMSPFGNYQHAEYGAAPGFGPTAAHQHQHQQNAHAAYSGMSPLNYGQSVPNYFNERSQYSQYDPAVNGTPEMHGMTQNKVGSTAAAIPSLPNTTATPSPVVSQQPQPYAFPPMYPVPYMSYGYGSLPYGNNKYGQPQQGYVMQNGLNDFPPILGGHSSIYNRQQSGSVGSIGGAAAQAGNTATNAPVDKSRDMTGNNAMGSSLGGLSSMSGAARSAAPGMFVNEGEWGAPSPYGFVPQAGLNASPGGHQGTYPSNANKGGNVGNQGSGFPFNPAATTTSGTGGSGNGIGSYGAYNQTFMNRPGNWYGNA, encoded by the coding sequence ATGAGtgagaataaaaagattcGGTCGAAAAGGGGCGAAGAAGGCCCTCAGAACGCAAACAAGCCAGCAGTGAGCGGAGAGTCCATACAGGCGGATTCAGCTCCGCCTCGCAGAAACACAAGAGGTAAAAGAGGACCCAAGGGAAAACAAGGTTCTTCAAATGCGTCGAAAAACTCCCacgaaaatgaagagtCCCAAGTGTTAAAACTCGAGTCAGACCCTAAAAGCCAGGTTTCTGCTTTGAAAGAGCTTTTCCCTGAATGGACTATGGATGATCTTGTTTTCGCGCTGGAAGAAGCGGGTCATGATTTGGAGTTGACAATTGCTCACATCACCGAAGGTCATGCCTCTCAATGGGGacaagtaaagaaaaagcagcCTACAAAACAGATAAAGTTAAAGTCGAAATCGGGTGACTCTGATGCGACAGCTCCTAAAACTGTTCCTAGGAAATCCAAGAAGGCTCCTGCTGCTAGACAAGACCAACCTCAGCAGCCTTCtcgtaaagaaaaagctgcTTTTCAGGCGAAGACATTGACTGCAGCTGAGTCCCCAAAAGCTCAATCCGTTCCCGGTACTGATGATGCAACATCCTCTACTCCTCACTCTAAACCCGATCACATACCCCAACAACATATAGACCCAAGTAATGCCAATACCACTCATGCCACTCAAACTGAACATCCTTTAACTTCAACCTTAGCAACTAAGACTACTCCTCCCCAGTCTGACAAGCCTGCCATCGTTGCTGATTCTTCCCAGTCATCCAAAGCACCATGGGCTGCTATTGcaaaagtgaaaagaaagcaagctGTACCAAAAGTTGCTCCTAAACTTACACAACCATCTCAGCCCCATCAACCCACTCAGTTGCCTTCCGCAGCCTCCGACGCTGCGGTTGAAGAACCTTTGAACCCACCTGTTCCTTTAGCATCTAAACCTACTGAACCCGAGGTTGCCCCTTTGCAAAACAATCAGAAAGTAGAACAACGGGAACAGGAATTTCCTCCCATATCGATTGCTGGTTCTGGTTCTGCCGTTAACAAACCTGTTGTTGATTCCATTCCTGCCCCTGCTACGGATACTACTACTTCTTCCCAATCCAAACCTGTGGACACCAAGGCACCTTTGGGTGGATTTCATGGTTCCACCAGTGGAATAACGACCGCTCGTTTGCTTTCCGACAAATTTCCAGTCGTTATGCCCGTCGCCAATACTGGAGCGATCCCAGAAAAAGTTCAAGTCCGATTTGGTAGCTTGACCCTTGGTGGTGATGAATCATTATCAAACAAGCCTGTAGCTCCTCCAGCAGGATTTGCTTCCAAACAAGTGAAAGAACATTCAATGGAAGCTTATGCATCTCCTAATCCTCAACCTCCCCAATTTGCCGATAGCAAGCCTACTCTTGCTAGTAATACAGAGGCTTTACCTGCAAAGCGACAACCACAACCTGCTGCACCTGCTGCTGCTCCTGTCGCCGACAACTCTTATTACTTTGATGTGAAAAGCAATCCTTCTGCAAATACTACAGTTAATGCCGGAGCCCCTCAAGTTAGTTTACCCACTGGCAATACTCCTACAGTAAGTAAGCAAGGCAATGGTGGATTTATGGCTATGTACTCTCCAGTTATGCATGACATTGCTCCTCAACAATATGGAGTCGGCAGTTCCTTACCCATGTCCGCTGCTAGTGCATACAGCAATGATCCTGCAATGGCGGGAGTTCACGACAAATCGAATTTGCCTTACACTTCTAGATTTGGGAAGCCATTGGAGAACAAGGTCGAGACGAATATGAGCCCCTTTGGCAATTACCAGCATGCAGAGTATGGAGCAGCTCCTGGATTTGGACCTACAGCAGCTCATCAGCATCAGCATCAACAAAATGCTCATGCTGCTTATAGTGGAATGTCGCCCTTGAACTATGGCCAAAGTGTTCCCAACTACTTCAATGAGCGTTCGCAATATTCTCAGTATGATCCAGCGGTGAATGGAACACCAGAAATGCATGGAATGACGCAAAACAAAGTTGGATCGACGGCAGCAGCGATTCCTTCGTTGCCCAACACGACAGCGACACCAAGCCCAGTGGTATCACAGCAGCCTCAGCCGTATGCGTTTCCTCCTATGTATCCCGTTCCCTATATGTCGTACGGCTACGGATCGCTTCCTTACGGCAACAACAAGTATGGACAGCCTCAACAAGGTTACGTGATGCAGAATGGTTTGAATGATTTCCCTCCTATTCTTGGAGGACACAGCAGTATCTACAATCGCCAGCAAAGTGGCAGCGTTGGAAGTATTGGCGGTGCGGCGGCTCAAGCGGGCAACACAGCTACGAATGCACCGGTGGACAAGAGTCGTGACATGACGGGCAACAATGCGATGGGTAGTTCTCTTGGTGGATTGTCGTCGATGTCTGGAGCAGCTCGTAGTGCAGCACCTGGGATGTTTGTAAATGAAGGAGAATGGGGAGCGCCATCTCCGTATGGATTTGTTCCTCAAGCAGGCTTGAATGCCTCCCCTGGTGGACATCAAGGAACATACCCTTCGAATGCAAACAAGGGTGGAAATGTAGGCAACCAAGGCTCTGGATTTCCGTTCAACCCTGCGGCGACAACGACGAGTGGAACCGGAGGCAGTGGAAATGGAATAGGAAGCTATGGAGCTTATAACCAAACATTTATGAACCGACCTGGAAATTGGTATGGCAACGCATAA